TTTACATACTTAAAAAGCTCCAGTGCATTGTCTCCTGCAGCCTGAGGCAGATCCATAAAAATCCAGATATGTTTTCTCCTATAATAAGGATATGCCAAAACATTCAGCATCCTCAGAAACGAACCGGTCCTCCAACCCTGAGATTTTGTCTTAAGCATGTTAAGAAGTGTCCTGAATTCCAACTTAAGAGCAAAGAATATTGATTTATCTCTAATTGTAATTTTGTCTTCAGCCGAAATGGCGAGATTGTTTTTGGAAAGTTTGAATTTTGAAACCTCATTAAGCCTTGATGTCTGAGAGTATTCCAGTTTTAAATCACCCTTTTGGCTTTTAAATGATATTTCAGAGCCACTTTTATATGGCAAAATGACTTTAAAGCAATGGTTAAAACCATAATTGAAGTTAAGCGAATAGTTATCCCTTTGAGGATAGTCCATTATAACAGTAGGAATTTCCTTACCGTCAATAACAGCAGTGATTTCAGTATCTTCAGTAAAATCAGTTAAAATTCCATCGATTGAAACTTCCCGTTCGTTCAGGAAGTGAAAATTGTCAATGAAAAGAGCATTCAGTTTAAAATTGTCGACTACATTGGCTTTATCGTTTAAATAATCCCAACCGTACCTTTTCATAAGAATTACATGTGCCTTTAATGCTGCCGGAATTGACAGCTGATTTAAAATAACATCCTCATCGACATATGAGAGAATTTCAAGAATCTTATCATATAATGTTTTCATTTCATCTCTGGAAAGCAGAGTGTCAATTTTTCTTATCTCAACTATCCACTGCAGATCATACATCAGCACATACTGGACGAATTTAGGAATCTCATCAAATCGGCTTTTGGCATATGATATCAGAGATAAAAAATACTCGTCTATTCTTGATGTGAAATATGATTTTGTAGAGGCAGATGAAGTAATAAGTGAATTTTGAGTACCATCCTTTCTATAAAAATATGTCGGCTTTGATAAAAATCCCAAAAGAGGATTTTCCATAAGCATCTGATTTATCAAAAGTGCATCTTCAGATATCCTCAATTTTTCATTGAAATGATATTTTTTAAGTACATCAAATCTGAAAAAAGCAGATGCCCCAGATAGCTGAATATAAGCAGGATCTGTTATTACGTTAATGACCTGGTCTTTTTCATATTTGAAGTTTAAATTGTGAGGCCCTCTTTTAACCCCAACATATTCAATCGGAATAGATACAATATTTACCTCATAATACTCATCGAGAAACTTTAATGCTGCCTTAAACGCATCCTTTGACATATAATCATCACTGTCAAGGAAATTCACATACTTTGCATCAACGTGTTTAAGACCCCGGTTTCTTGAATATGATGACCCCATATTTTTTTCATTGTTTAAGAGAATTATGTTTTGAGGATACTCCCTTTGGTATTTTTCCAGAACATCACGAGTATTGTCCGTACTTTTATCATTGACTAAAATCAGCTGAATATTTTCCTTAAAGTCAAGGCTCTGATTGATAATCGATTCAATTGCTTCGGCTACATACCTTTGCTTATTGTAAACTGCCATGACAACTGAAATCTTAAACGCCAAAATTAATTCCTCCTTACTATTATTATTGTGAGCATGTTATATAAACAATTTCAAGAAAAATCTTTCAGCATCTTTGCACAAATAAGACAGATTAATATGCCAATAAAATGAAAAATACGAACCATATTTCAACTAGCTTTTATGTTAAGTATGAAAATAAATTCTCTTTCAATTAATTTAGTGAAAGATATAATTCAAATTACTGATAAGCATTATCTGCAGATATAGTGAACTGCAAAAAAATTTTAAAAAAAGAAAAATTGAAACTCAAAGATGAGAAATCTATGAGTCTATTGAATATATTTAGCCAGATCGTCAGCTTTGTCGGTTTTCTCCCATGGAAGACCTTCAATACCAAAGTGACCATATTTGGCAGTTTGTTTGTAAGAAGTATTTCTTAAATCCAAAGTT
This sequence is a window from uncultured Methanobrevibacter sp.. Protein-coding genes within it:
- a CDS encoding CDP-glycerol glycerophosphotransferase family protein; amino-acid sequence: MAFKISVVMAVYNKQRYVAEAIESIINQSLDFKENIQLILVNDKSTDNTRDVLEKYQREYPQNIILLNNEKNMGSSYSRNRGLKHVDAKYVNFLDSDDYMSKDAFKAALKFLDEYYEVNIVSIPIEYVGVKRGPHNLNFKYEKDQVINVITDPAYIQLSGASAFFRFDVLKKYHFNEKLRISEDALLINQMLMENPLLGFLSKPTYFYRKDGTQNSLITSSASTKSYFTSRIDEYFLSLISYAKSRFDEIPKFVQYVLMYDLQWIVEIRKIDTLLSRDEMKTLYDKILEILSYVDEDVILNQLSIPAALKAHVILMKRYGWDYLNDKANVVDNFKLNALFIDNFHFLNEREVSIDGILTDFTEDTEITAVIDGKEIPTVIMDYPQRDNYSLNFNYGFNHCFKVILPYKSGSEISFKSQKGDLKLEYSQTSRLNEVSKFKLSKNNLAISAEDKITIRDKSIFFALKLEFRTLLNMLKTKSQGWRTGSFLRMLNVLAYPYYRRKHIWIFMDLPQAAGDNALELFKYVNSIDNDVETFFVLDSLPEDEYEYLSGSRRYKLMRLLGYNKKSEQFKELENYGKILQYRSLKHRLFTLFSEFIITSHPDNTIIYPFWGNYKHVSGLIKSKTVFLQHGVTKDNVAEWLNDFDKPLAMLVTVSDREKESFNNPNYGYSPDIIKTLGFSRFDKLENNDKKEIVIMPSWRRQLDQLSPSDFVKTDFYKYFNDLITDEELISRTKEEGYKLIFKPHRNLHKFISAFTNHPDVTFDLDLTNYTDIFNNSSLIVTDYSSIAFDFAYLKKPLIYYQFDNNYHFDVENAYFSYEDDGLGPVVRTHDELKETIFKILDNGCRMDEVYVKRVEGFFKYIDKNNSKRVYEEILKLDTYY